In Heterodontus francisci isolate sHetFra1 chromosome 48, sHetFra1.hap1, whole genome shotgun sequence, a single window of DNA contains:
- the LOC137357584 gene encoding G-protein coupled receptor 35-like: MNLSCNYSRCLNSPICRDTATQSSKIFLTLLYCVITVLGLFFNVVALWIFQWHIRERSGTIVYMRNLAIADLMLVCFLPFRIFYYHQANNHSNIPCEIGLIIFLVNMYTSIFFLACISLDRCVAAMLPLKVRIWHLQQAAPWVSVLLWLLTMGSSLPPYLSWKLSGSGGRGCSCLEPVTLTNKLPLIFTLSIGFVLPFCLMLICSLLALLKVRSTKASGSQLLNARKIQNMILSSFLVFTICFLPYHLLLCLYNALQLRMHPLGQQLFQATQLLASMNAVLDPVVYYFTTEAFQKTHLMRTVRNMALCRCNNEDQAPAQTSGECRETFKKVTETTLFL; encoded by the coding sequence GAATCTTTCTTGCAATTATTCGCGATGTCTCAATTCGCCCATTTGCAGAGACACAGCTACGCAAAGCAGCAAGATCTTCTTGACCCTGCTGTACTGTGTGATCACCGTGCTCGGGCTCTTCTTCAACGTGGTGGCTCTGTGGATTTTCCAATGGCACATTCGCGAGAGGTCGGGGACCATCGTCTACATGAGGAATCTGGCCATTgcggacctgatgttggtctgcttTCTGCCCTTCCGCATCTTTTATTATCACCAGGCCAACAACCACAGCAATATTCCCTGTGAGATCGGCCTCATCATCTTCTTAGTCAACATGTATACCAGCATCTTTTTCCTGGCCTGTATCAGCCTGGATCGCTGTGTGGCCGCTATGCTGCCCTTGAAGGTGCGGATTTGGCACCTGCAGCAGGCAGCTCCCTGGGTCAGTGTGTTGCTTTGGCTGCTGACAATGGGCTCCAGCCTCCCCCCCTACCTCTCCTGGAAACTCAGCGGCTCGGGAGGACGTGGCTGCAGCTGTCTAGAGCCTGTCACCCTCACCAATAAACTGCCCCTGATCTTCACCCTGTCTATTGGCTTTGTCCTGCCCTTCTGCTTGATGCTAATCTGCTCACTCCTGGCCCTGCTGAAAGTCAGGAGTACGAAGGCCAGCGGTTCCCAGCTCCTGAATGCCCGCAAGATTCAGAACATGATCCTGTCCAGTTTTCTTGTCTTTACCATCTGCTTTCTGCCCTACCACCTCCTCCTGTGCCTCTACAATGCCCTGCAGCTCCGCATGCACCCCTTGGGCCAACAGCTGTTCCAAGCGACCCAGCTCCTTGCCAGCATGAACGCTGTCCTAGACCCCGTGGTCTATTACTTCACAACGGAAGCCTTTCAGAAAACCCACCTGATGAGGACAGTGCGCAACATGGCTCTGTGCAGGTGCAACAATGAGGATCaggcaccagcacagaccagtgggGAATGCAGGGAGACTTTCAAGAAAGTAACGGAAACCACCCTCTTTCTTTAA